GGCTGTTGACATAAAAAGAGGGAAAAACATTCGCCAAAGATGACGTATCAATTTGTCCTTGCCTTGCAATCCTCCGAGCTTGATATAGCGATAATCTGCGACACTGCAAAAAGCCAATACACTGCCAAATATCACATAAGCCGTTGTACCAAACCCGCCCAGTTTGCCATCAGGCATCAGCGTTGTTTGGTATGCAAACCCGAAGAGCCCCAGAAACAGTAGTGTAGCGAAGCCAAACAGAAACCGGTCGGCAAGGTTGATCTGATTATCTGGCTGTCGAATGACATTGATGGCCGAAAGTACAAAATAGCAAAGGACCAAGCCGTTCATGATTGAAATTGGTACATATCGTACTACCGCAATGATTGTGCCGCTGATGCCTAGAGTTAGCATAGATAAAACATAAACATTGCCCAATTGCCTATGGAATGCGTTGCCTTTTTTTGCCAGGATTGCAGTGAAGCCTGTCAATAACACAACAACACCTGCCGTGATATGAATAAGAATTGCGATGAAAATCATAAGGTACCGCTCCTGTGGTTATTGTGCTGTTTTGTTTTCTGTGGACGCTTCATACAATGGCTTTTTAAAGCCCCAAATCAAAAGATAAAAAGGAACAATAATCTGAGTTATGGCTAAAGGAAGTTGAATAATGTTAGGAATTGACGCTTCGAAAAACGTATGTGCAACGGCGATCAGTTGCAATATCACAGAAAATAGCGCAAATCCGCAAAGTAGAACAGGGAGCAGTTGATTGCGCAACAGCAGTAGGTAGAAGAGCAATAAGCTGAAGCTGGAGATAAAAATGGAGAAAAAATGCGCTTCATTTCTTCCGCTAGTCAGGATAGTTCTCACTAAGGTTGACGTCTCCGCAGATATATCATTGTTGGGTACATTAATGGTGGCCAGATAAGTGACGTACTCAGACAGTTTTGCATATTCATAAGCGCACAATGTAATACCAATAGTGGCGAATACAACAATTGTAATAAACAGTGTGGTGTGCTGGTTGATAGACTTTTTTGGTATTAATAAGCCAAACGCCAAATTCATGGTACTGATCATTAAAGCAACTAGCGTTGCGCCCCCCAGTATGCTAGTGAGGTCACTAACAAGGGTTTCGCCGTTGTAGGCCAAAATAGGTTTCAGAAAATAGAAATTTAGAAGTAACCCCAGAACCATCTGCAACAGCATCATTATGGCAATAATTCTGGCAGAGTGTGTCGGGTTCAGATTCCCTTGTACAAATATTGTTTGCATAAGTTCATTCCTCAAAATGTAGTAGAATGATCTTACTTAACTATGAAAGCCTTTAGGGTAACATAGTGTAACAATCTCATTTGGGGGTTTGTGGTTTGACCTAGCTTGACCCAGTATGGTACTGAACTAAAGAGTAAAATGAACGATGACCAAACTATTAATAATTGACGATGATAGCAGTCTTACCGAAAATTTATCCCTGTTTTTTCAGCAGCATCACTTTGACTTGATTTGTGCAAATGAGCCACAACAAGGATATGAGTTGATTGGGCTGGAGTCTCCAAAACTAGTACTGTTAGACGTGATGATGCCAGGTATTGACGGCTTCACATTGTGCAAGCAAATTCGGCAAGCCTATACTTTGCCTATCATTATGTTAACGGCCAGA
This is a stretch of genomic DNA from Flocculibacter collagenilyticus. It encodes these proteins:
- a CDS encoding DUF2306 domain-containing protein, yielding MIFIAILIHITAGVVVLLTGFTAILAKKGNAFHRQLGNVYVLSMLTLGISGTIIAVVRYVPISIMNGLVLCYFVLSAINVIRQPDNQINLADRFLFGFATLLFLGLFGFAYQTTLMPDGKLGGFGTTAYVIFGSVLAFCSVADYRYIKLGGLQGKDKLIRHLWRMFFPLFMSTAAFFLGQAMHIPEAIRTIEFLLAPVVFVILITFYWVFNTALTNKKGKNPTHSTDY